In Bordetella holmesii ATCC 51541, the following proteins share a genomic window:
- a CDS encoding rhodanese-like domain protein yields the protein MIPPLSASSTPASPLRIHACALKACLHDGAEIALLDIREHGQYGQAHLFYAVNAPYSLLEFDVRRLVPRRSTRLVLYDNDDGLAERAAAVLQALGYPQVAILDGGLPAWQSQGYAVFAGVNLPSKTFGELVEQTLHTPTMSADELHRRQTRGDNLVVLDGRPYGEYGKMSIPGAICCPNGELALRIDALVPDADTTIVINCAGRTRSIIGAQTLINLGVRNPVYALENGTQGWFLHDYTLEHGQTRRHGMECSAGQLGRARQRAGHWPSATACRSLPPRRWLPCRPTRRAQPMFSISARSRSTPRRRSPAPHTRQADNCCRPPISSWVRAARAWCWSTARKSAHRSWPAG from the coding sequence ATGATCCCGCCTCTGAGCGCCTCCTCAACGCCGGCCTCCCCGTTACGTATCCATGCCTGCGCGCTCAAGGCCTGTTTGCACGATGGCGCGGAGATCGCGTTGCTCGATATCCGCGAGCACGGCCAGTATGGTCAGGCGCATCTGTTCTACGCCGTCAATGCTCCGTACAGCTTGCTGGAGTTCGACGTCCGCAGGCTGGTGCCGCGGCGATCCACCCGCCTCGTGCTCTATGACAATGACGACGGGCTGGCCGAACGGGCTGCGGCGGTATTGCAGGCACTGGGCTACCCGCAGGTCGCCATTCTGGATGGCGGGCTGCCCGCCTGGCAGAGCCAGGGATATGCCGTCTTCGCTGGCGTCAACCTTCCGAGCAAAACATTTGGTGAGCTGGTCGAGCAGACCCTGCACACCCCGACCATGAGCGCCGACGAACTGCATCGGCGGCAGACTCGGGGCGATAACCTCGTCGTGCTGGATGGCCGGCCTTATGGCGAGTACGGGAAAATGAGCATCCCTGGCGCCATCTGCTGTCCCAATGGCGAACTGGCGCTGCGTATCGACGCGCTCGTGCCCGACGCCGATACCACCATCGTGATCAACTGCGCCGGTCGCACCCGCAGCATCATTGGCGCGCAGACACTCATCAACCTCGGTGTCCGCAACCCTGTCTATGCACTGGAGAACGGCACCCAGGGGTGGTTTCTGCACGACTACACACTGGAGCACGGCCAGACACGGCGTCACGGTATGGAGTGTTCTGCTGGACAGCTAGGCCGGGCCCGGCAGCGCGCCGGGCACTGGCCGAGCGCCACGGCGTGTCGGTCATTACCCCCGAGGCGTTGGCTGCCCTGCAGGCCGACACGGCGCGCACAACCTATGTTTTCGATATCCGCACGCAGCAGGAGTACGCCGCGGCGACGCAGCCCGGCGCCGCACACGCGGCAGGCGGACAATTGCTGCAGGCCACCGATCAGTTCGTGGGTACGCGCGGCGCGCGCCTGGTGCTGGTCGACGGCGAGGAAATCCGCGCACCGGTCGTGGCCAGCTGGCTAG
- the lrhA gene encoding transcriptional regulator LrhA, whose amino-acid sequence MRTLDLDLLRTLVAIVEHDSFSAAADNLHKTQSAITQQMQRLEQLIELPLFEKRGRHKRLSAHGEKLVIYARHMLALNDEALRALQDSLLEGALRLGSPHDVADSILPSLLTHVARTFPRVKLEIRVDRSPNLMTALRHGELDLTVSTRFDPALEGVVLRTSPTVWLCSADYVHDHHAPVPLVLADEPSIFRRLALNALEQSQVRWQTNYVAPNLVGIKAALRAGLGVTARSVELLGPDMRVLGEKEGLPPLPDVNYFLWIRRDLINPLTRHVYDMLKTQLRLSAEETTD is encoded by the coding sequence ATGCGCACCCTGGACCTCGACCTGCTGCGCACGCTGGTCGCCATCGTTGAACACGACTCGTTTTCTGCGGCCGCCGACAACCTGCACAAGACGCAATCGGCCATCACGCAGCAGATGCAACGGCTGGAACAGCTTATCGAACTGCCCTTGTTCGAAAAACGCGGCCGCCACAAACGGCTCTCGGCCCACGGCGAGAAACTCGTCATCTATGCCAGGCATATGCTGGCCCTCAATGATGAAGCCCTACGCGCCTTGCAGGACAGCCTGCTGGAAGGTGCATTGCGGCTGGGCTCGCCGCACGATGTGGCCGACAGCATTCTGCCCAGCCTGCTGACCCATGTGGCGCGAACCTTCCCGCGCGTCAAACTCGAAATCCGCGTCGATCGCAGCCCGAACCTGATGACGGCACTGCGCCACGGCGAACTGGACCTGACGGTCTCGACCCGCTTCGACCCTGCGCTCGAAGGCGTCGTGTTGCGTACGTCGCCGACCGTGTGGTTGTGCTCGGCCGACTACGTCCACGACCACCACGCCCCCGTTCCCCTCGTGTTGGCCGACGAACCCAGCATTTTCCGCCGCCTCGCGCTCAATGCGCTGGAGCAATCCCAAGTGCGATGGCAGACCAACTATGTCGCCCCCAATCTGGTAGGGATAAAGGCCGCACTGCGCGCAGGCCTGGGCGTGACGGCACGCAGCGTTGAACTGCTGGGCCCGGACATGCGCGTGCTGGGCGAGAAAGAAGGCCTGCCGCCGCTTCCCGACGTGAACTATTTTCTTTGGATACGCCGGGACCTCATCAACCCGCTTACCCGTCATGTCTACGACATGCTCAAAACTCAGCTGCGCCTGTCGGCCGAGGAGACAACGGATTAA
- the metC4 gene encoding cystathionine beta-lyase 4 domain protein: MAYRQSHIATAQWRTRSRGEALPAGAVIIAADARVAELYARDYAGHADAELLMDTPGQWEAAGLPLARTPDLPADEACIDFLFFVHDRHQGNRQAAIQYLQWETSLTAQIDERERAAFRFMT; this comes from the coding sequence ATGGCCTATCGTCAGAGCCATATCGCCACGGCACAGTGGCGAACTCGCAGCCGCGGCGAGGCGTTGCCCGCGGGCGCGGTCATCATCGCCGCCGACGCCCGCGTGGCCGAGCTGTATGCCCGCGACTACGCCGGCCACGCGGACGCGGAACTGCTCATGGACACGCCTGGTCAATGGGAGGCAGCGGGTCTGCCGCTGGCGCGCACGCCCGACCTGCCCGCCGACGAAGCCTGCATCGACTTTCTTTTCTTCGTGCATGACCGCCACCAGGGGAACCGCCAGGCCGCCATTCAGTATTTGCAATGGGAAACAAGCCTGACCGCGCAGATCGACGAGCGCGAGCGCGCTGCGTTCCGGTTCATGACCTGA
- a CDS encoding calcineurin-like phosphoesterase family protein, which produces MDVAIAGLAPEFEGYRIAHLTDLHTSSLLRGPWLAEVVARTNAAQPDLIVISGDLVDGTPQARAQDYPAFGHLRAADGVFGVTGNHDYYQGYPQWLDVFGQQGIHMLMNTHVVLRRGQGELVLAGVTDQIAPTRDAAGPDVAQALAGRPRGAAVVLLDHRPGAARANRAAGADLQLSGHTHGGHILGMDRIVARFNGGFVSGRYDVDGGQLYVSNGAGLWPGFPLRLGRPSEITVMTLRAAP; this is translated from the coding sequence ATGGACGTCGCCATTGCGGGACTGGCTCCGGAGTTTGAGGGCTATCGTATCGCCCACCTGACGGATCTGCACACCAGCAGTCTGCTGCGAGGCCCGTGGTTGGCGGAAGTGGTCGCGCGTACCAATGCGGCGCAGCCGGATCTCATCGTCATTTCGGGCGATCTGGTCGATGGCACGCCCCAGGCGCGAGCGCAGGATTACCCGGCTTTTGGGCACTTGCGCGCGGCTGACGGCGTATTTGGGGTGACGGGTAACCACGACTACTACCAGGGCTATCCGCAATGGCTGGACGTCTTTGGCCAGCAGGGTATCCACATGCTGATGAATACCCACGTCGTTCTGCGGCGCGGGCAGGGCGAACTGGTGCTCGCTGGGGTGACTGATCAGATCGCACCCACGCGCGACGCCGCAGGGCCGGACGTTGCTCAGGCGCTGGCCGGACGGCCTCGGGGCGCTGCCGTGGTGCTGCTCGACCACAGACCGGGTGCCGCCCGGGCCAATCGTGCTGCGGGAGCGGACCTGCAGCTCTCCGGCCATACTCATGGTGGCCATATCCTCGGCATGGATAGGATCGTGGCGCGATTCAATGGCGGTTTTGTTTCGGGACGCTATGACGTGGACGGCGGTCAGCTCTATGTGAGCAACGGCGCCGGCCTGTGGCCGGGCTTTCCGTTGCGTCTGGGGCGGCCCTCCGAGATCACCGTCATGACGTTGCGGGCTGCGCCTTAA